A window from Planctomycetota bacterium encodes these proteins:
- a CDS encoding DUF5049 domain-containing protein codes for MGKVKVPKAVLDGLEAVRQSGLTNMLDRSVVAELAEEFGFEEAARWVRSNRKRFARGLFRGFAAEEEK; via the coding sequence ATGGGCAAGGTGAAAGTGCCCAAAGCCGTGCTCGACGGTCTCGAAGCCGTCCGTCAGTCAGGACTCACGAATATGCTGGATCGCTCCGTCGTCGCCGAGCTTGCGGAGGAGTTCGGCTTCGAGGAGGCGGCGCGCTGGGTCAGGAGCAACAGGAAGCGGTTCGCACGCGGACTCTTCCGAGGCTTCGCGGCTGAGGAGGAGAAGTAG